A window of Vibrio ishigakensis contains these coding sequences:
- the rne gene encoding ribonuclease E, translated as MKRMLINATQKEELRVALVDGQKLFDLDIESPGHESKKANIYKGRITRIEPSLEAAFVDYGAERHGFLPIKEVARDYFPEGYTYQGRPSIKEVLKEGQEVIVQVEKEERGNKGAALTTFISLAGSYLVLMPNNPRAGGISRRIEGDERTQLKAALSTLELPQGMGLIVRTAGVGKSAEELEWDLNVLLNHWNAVKEAADANQAPFLIHQESNVIVRAIRDYLRRDIGEILIDSNTIFERARAHIHLVRPDFINRVKKYDGEVPLFSHYQIESQIDSAFQREVRLPSGGSIVIDPTEALTSIDINSARATKGGDIEETALNTNLEAADEIARQLRLRDLGGLVVIDFIDMTPVRHQREVENRLREAVRLDRARVQIGRISRFGLLEMSRQRLSPSLAEASHHICPRCSGTGVVRDNESLALSVLRLIEEEALKDNTSQVLAVVPVSIASYLLNEKRRSVNHIERCQEVKITIVPNSDMETPHFEVIRVRDGEEQNLLSYLLPKKLEAMKEAESREPAEAEIAPKKIEQPALQGFASPTQSAPAPTPAPKAKAPVAEEPKQVEKPGIISRIISAIAGLFSSEEEVKEEKPEPKKNKPKQRRDRNDNRRRNNRDNRRKNNNRNRNADKDEAQQTARPEKAARSEGRQDNRNENKRKPRNEKKPVQNSKVEEQGKQIAKQAAEQTEAPRSDKETKTSQVKQRRQRRQLKRQVRVKDQQAAEQVETQATEAVAAVATEKTAPKKAEAPKAEAKPQEQKAPEAETGKGEGKQRRNRRSPRHLRASGQRRRRGRDRRPNPFRLRKGGVASPEMAMGKVMPKYDLYKGRKRKPKAKATLGGYATPEMSMGKVIILSKQTAAPAPVEAPKAEAKLIIPAVVQSVAQYQAKPVIEAKQKPQAKKAPKKAAPKKAAKVEAPKVDKPVEAPKAKAPVEVKGHAQSAMTKAPGPQTSREINIEAAPFTGPSYEPKGAGSQAATSQAGSAMSKTLG; from the coding sequence ATGAAAAGAATGTTGATTAACGCAACTCAAAAAGAAGAGTTGCGTGTTGCCCTCGTTGATGGACAGAAGCTGTTTGATCTTGATATTGAAAGCCCTGGCCACGAATCTAAGAAGGCAAACATATACAAAGGACGTATCACCCGCATTGAGCCAAGTCTAGAAGCTGCATTTGTCGATTACGGCGCTGAAAGACACGGTTTCCTTCCTATTAAAGAAGTAGCACGCGATTATTTCCCTGAAGGTTACACCTACCAAGGTCGTCCAAGCATTAAAGAAGTGCTTAAAGAAGGCCAAGAGGTAATCGTACAAGTTGAGAAAGAAGAACGTGGTAACAAGGGCGCAGCTCTAACCACCTTTATCTCTCTTGCTGGTAGCTACCTAGTTCTTATGCCAAATAACCCACGTGCCGGCGGTATTTCTCGTCGTATCGAGGGTGATGAGCGTACTCAACTTAAAGCGGCACTAAGCACCCTAGAATTGCCTCAAGGCATGGGTCTGATCGTTCGTACCGCTGGCGTTGGTAAGAGTGCAGAAGAGCTTGAGTGGGACCTTAATGTTCTACTTAACCACTGGAATGCTGTTAAAGAAGCGGCTGATGCTAACCAAGCACCTTTCCTGATCCACCAAGAGAGTAACGTAATCGTTCGCGCGATTCGTGACTATCTACGTCGTGACATCGGTGAAATCCTGATCGACAGCAACACCATCTTTGAGCGTGCTCGCGCGCACATCCATTTGGTTCGCCCTGATTTCATCAACCGTGTTAAGAAATACGACGGTGAAGTACCTCTGTTCAGTCACTATCAGATCGAGAGTCAAATCGACTCTGCGTTCCAACGTGAAGTACGTCTGCCATCAGGTGGTTCGATCGTTATCGACCCAACTGAAGCACTGACCTCAATCGATATCAACTCTGCTCGCGCAACTAAGGGCGGCGATATCGAAGAGACTGCACTGAACACCAACCTAGAAGCAGCTGATGAAATTGCTCGTCAACTTCGTCTGCGTGACCTAGGTGGTCTAGTGGTTATCGACTTCATCGATATGACACCAGTACGCCACCAGCGTGAAGTAGAAAACCGTCTACGTGAAGCAGTACGTCTAGATCGTGCTCGCGTACAGATCGGTCGTATCTCTCGCTTCGGTCTACTAGAGATGTCTCGTCAGCGTCTAAGCCCTTCTCTTGCAGAAGCGAGCCACCACATCTGTCCTCGCTGTAGCGGTACCGGTGTTGTGCGTGACAACGAATCCCTAGCCCTTTCTGTTCTTCGTCTAATTGAAGAAGAAGCACTGAAAGACAACACTTCTCAGGTACTGGCTGTAGTGCCTGTATCTATCGCCTCTTACCTACTCAATGAGAAGCGTCGCAGCGTAAACCACATCGAACGTTGCCAAGAAGTGAAGATCACTATCGTTCCTAACTCTGACATGGAAACTCCTCACTTTGAGGTTATCCGTGTTCGTGATGGTGAAGAGCAAAACCTACTTTCATACCTACTTCCTAAGAAGCTAGAGGCAATGAAAGAAGCTGAGTCTCGCGAGCCAGCAGAAGCTGAAATCGCACCGAAGAAGATTGAACAACCTGCACTGCAAGGTTTTGCTTCTCCGACTCAATCTGCTCCTGCACCAACTCCTGCTCCTAAGGCTAAAGCACCAGTTGCTGAAGAGCCTAAGCAAGTAGAGAAGCCTGGCATCATCTCTCGCATCATTTCTGCGATTGCGGGTCTATTCAGCTCTGAAGAAGAGGTGAAGGAAGAGAAGCCAGAACCGAAGAAGAACAAGCCGAAGCAACGTCGTGACCGTAACGACAACCGTCGCCGTAACAACCGTGACAACCGTCGTAAGAACAACAATCGCAACCGCAATGCTGACAAAGATGAAGCTCAACAAACAGCTCGTCCAGAGAAAGCCGCACGTAGCGAAGGTCGTCAAGACAACCGCAACGAGAACAAGCGCAAGCCTCGTAACGAGAAGAAACCAGTTCAGAACAGCAAGGTTGAAGAGCAAGGCAAGCAGATTGCTAAGCAAGCCGCTGAGCAAACTGAAGCACCTCGTAGCGACAAAGAGACTAAGACTAGCCAGGTTAAACAGCGTCGCCAACGTCGTCAGCTAAAACGCCAGGTTCGTGTTAAGGATCAACAAGCCGCTGAGCAGGTAGAAACTCAAGCAACAGAAGCAGTTGCAGCGGTTGCTACTGAGAAAACAGCACCTAAGAAAGCAGAAGCGCCAAAAGCCGAAGCTAAGCCTCAAGAGCAAAAAGCCCCTGAAGCTGAAACTGGTAAAGGTGAAGGCAAACAACGCCGTAACCGTCGCTCTCCACGTCACCTACGTGCAAGTGGTCAGCGTCGTCGTCGCGGTCGCGATCGTCGCCCTAACCCATTCCGCCTACGTAAAGGTGGTGTAGCGTCTCCAGAGATGGCTATGGGTAAGGTTATGCCTAAGTACGACCTGTACAAAGGTAGAAAGCGCAAGCCTAAGGCGAAAGCAACTCTAGGTGGTTACGCGACTCCTGAGATGTCGATGGGTAAAGTAATTATCCTAAGCAAGCAGACTGCAGCTCCAGCACCAGTTGAAGCGCCTAAAGCAGAAGCTAAGCTAATCATCCCAGCAGTGGTTCAATCTGTTGCTCAATATCAGGCTAAGCCAGTAATTGAAGCTAAGCAGAAACCTCAGGCGAAGAAAGCACCTAAGAAAGCGGCTCCTAAGAAGGCTGCTAAGGTTGAAGCGCCTAAGGTAGATAAACCTGTAGAAGCTCCAAAGGCTAAAGCTCCTGTTGAAGTTAAAGGTCACGCTCAATCAGCAATGACTAAAGCGCCAGGTCCACAGACCTCTCGCGAAATCAACATCGAGGCAGCGCCATTTACCGGCCCTAGCTACGAGCCTAAAGGTGCAGGTAGCCAAGCGGCCACCAGCCAAGCGGGTAGTGCAATGTCTAAGACATTAGGCTAA
- a CDS encoding endonuclease/exonuclease/phosphatase family protein: MIRIASLNLFNYIQPPSAYYDFENIYSQKQWQDKQAWLTRTLFELNADVIGLQEVFSVEALKQHLFSLGYGYFYVAGEPKLESDYVFSEPVVAIASRYPITDVKTLEVDSRIRSEFSFSRAPLLATVVCPELGKLDCCVVHFKSQRPTAFDVDEALRAELGEVERWRSTSQRGMEARYLLYLLRKAKASNGNPQVLMGDFNRDLPSTELSCLVEGDARFLFDPKTFIDSPLLTPTHYYGESGSILDYILVSEELSPESAVKAIEVSNYQLIDKHLVSPVYDLDYMASDHALISIDLNPISAS; the protein is encoded by the coding sequence TTGATTCGTATAGCAAGTCTTAATCTATTCAACTATATACAGCCACCATCAGCCTATTATGACTTCGAGAATATCTACTCTCAGAAGCAGTGGCAGGACAAACAGGCTTGGCTTACGCGAACCCTGTTCGAGCTCAATGCCGATGTGATTGGCCTGCAAGAGGTGTTTAGCGTTGAGGCGCTAAAGCAGCATCTGTTTTCCTTGGGTTATGGGTACTTCTATGTTGCTGGTGAGCCTAAGCTTGAAAGTGATTATGTCTTCTCTGAGCCAGTGGTGGCGATAGCCTCACGTTACCCCATCACAGATGTCAAAACACTCGAAGTAGATTCTCGTATTCGCTCTGAGTTCTCTTTTAGTCGAGCGCCCTTGCTCGCGACGGTCGTGTGTCCCGAACTCGGAAAGCTGGATTGTTGTGTGGTGCATTTTAAGTCCCAAAGGCCAACAGCATTTGACGTAGATGAAGCGCTTAGGGCTGAGTTGGGTGAGGTTGAGAGGTGGCGCTCTACCTCGCAGCGGGGTATGGAAGCGCGCTACCTTTTATATCTTCTAAGAAAAGCCAAAGCTTCAAACGGTAATCCTCAGGTTCTGATGGGGGATTTTAACCGAGATCTACCTAGTACAGAGCTAAGTTGTTTGGTCGAGGGTGACGCTCGCTTCTTGTTTGACCCTAAAACCTTTATCGATTCACCCTTGCTGACGCCCACCCATTATTACGGAGAGTCAGGCTCGATTCTGGACTACATCTTAGTATCGGAAGAGCTCAGCCCAGAGAGTGCGGTGAAGGCAATCGAGGTGAGTAACTACCAGTTGATAGACAAGCACCTCGTCTCTCCGGTGTACGATCTAGACTATATGGCCAGCGATCATGCACTGATCAGCATAGATCTGAACCCTATTTCTGCCAGTTGA
- a CDS encoding MaoC family dehydratase, whose product MTQTLSQENISSGLKLFAKVLLKRSSKVPIEPMALTIEGFKFSPSHIKNYCDYLGFESKSLPLPYLFVASQNAQLELLLNERFPYKALGLVHRSIELEMPEPLDIHKAHDVALEIGKEIPHPKGVEFDVTARFMVEGVERAKMVNRYFCFKKQPEMESKPSPKPEFSHLSSKSNIRFNETNVRGYAKVSGDYNPIHLHALTAKPFGFKRPIAHGMFMLAKAISTLDLNTRYLKVSFHRPALLPIKLDLVADENTAFLINSDNKPVLEINWQK is encoded by the coding sequence ATGACCCAAACACTCTCGCAAGAAAATATCAGTTCAGGACTTAAACTTTTTGCCAAGGTGCTGTTGAAGCGCTCAAGCAAGGTCCCAATCGAGCCTATGGCACTCACCATTGAAGGATTCAAGTTCAGCCCTAGCCACATCAAAAACTACTGCGACTACCTAGGCTTCGAGTCAAAAAGCTTGCCCCTACCCTATCTGTTTGTAGCAAGCCAAAATGCCCAACTCGAGCTGCTTCTAAACGAAAGATTTCCCTATAAGGCGCTAGGTCTAGTGCATCGTTCCATCGAACTAGAGATGCCAGAGCCGCTAGATATTCACAAAGCTCATGATGTCGCTTTAGAGATAGGGAAAGAGATCCCCCATCCAAAAGGAGTCGAGTTTGATGTCACGGCGCGATTTATGGTGGAAGGAGTTGAGAGAGCGAAAATGGTCAATCGCTACTTCTGCTTTAAAAAACAGCCTGAGATGGAGTCTAAACCTAGTCCCAAGCCCGAGTTCTCACACCTTAGCTCTAAATCAAATATAAGATTCAATGAAACCAATGTGCGGGGCTATGCCAAGGTATCAGGGGACTACAACCCTATTCACCTGCATGCTCTAACCGCTAAGCCCTTTGGCTTTAAGCGTCCTATCGCCCACGGCATGTTTATGTTAGCTAAAGCCATCAGCACCTTAGACCTAAACACTAGGTATCTAAAAGTAAGCTTTCATCGCCCTGCTCTGCTTCCCATTAAATTAGATCTGGTAGCAGATGAGAATACTGCCTTTTTGATCAACAGTGACAATAAACCCGTGTTAGAGATCAACTGGCAGAAATAG
- a CDS encoding MATE family efflux transporter — translation MSDQEAKFVEGSTMKHILTMSGAGSIGLMSLFIVDLLDMMFISMLGQVELAAAVGFAGTLIFFSTSISIGTSIAMGALVSKDLGAKRLDNARQLVMNVLVTAFLVNAVVTGIMTYYIPELLALIGAKGEALEHAKDYMYILLPTTPAVALGMAAGAALRAVGDAKRSMMATIWGGVVNAILDPIFIFLFMWDVQGAALASAVSRFTVLAFSLWPLIKQHDLVGRFNLSEWIGSLKPVCAIAIPAVFTNIATPVGNAIVTSGIAKFGEDYVAGFAVIGRLTPVVFAAIFALSGAVGPIIGQNYGADRLDRVKETLFNSLIVVTIYCLVVSLILYLLQSQIVFGFSLTGDADTIVRIFCTYVAITFVFNGAQFVANTSFNNLGKPLYSTALNVGKATLGTIPFVYLGSAWFGALGVLYGQALGSVVFGLIALGALRYHVYQLDCAACTKDDLDESLQAVNMQPFCTHDAAVIEELAKNEQPLIEVSEQK, via the coding sequence GTGTCAGACCAAGAAGCGAAGTTTGTCGAAGGCTCGACCATGAAGCACATCCTGACCATGTCAGGGGCAGGCTCCATCGGCTTGATGTCACTCTTTATCGTCGATCTGCTCGATATGATGTTTATCAGTATGTTGGGACAGGTGGAACTTGCGGCAGCGGTTGGCTTTGCTGGCACACTCATCTTCTTCTCTACCTCCATCTCTATTGGTACTTCCATTGCCATGGGCGCTTTGGTTTCGAAAGACCTTGGTGCTAAGCGCTTAGACAATGCCAGGCAGTTAGTAATGAATGTGTTGGTGACCGCGTTTCTAGTGAACGCCGTGGTCACAGGTATTATGACTTACTACATCCCTGAACTTTTGGCCTTGATTGGCGCTAAAGGTGAGGCGTTAGAGCATGCGAAAGACTATATGTACATCCTGCTTCCGACTACGCCAGCCGTCGCCCTAGGTATGGCTGCAGGTGCGGCGCTACGTGCGGTCGGGGATGCCAAGCGATCTATGATGGCGACTATATGGGGTGGGGTAGTGAATGCGATATTAGACCCTATCTTTATCTTCCTGTTTATGTGGGACGTTCAAGGTGCCGCTTTGGCCTCAGCGGTTTCTCGTTTTACCGTATTGGCTTTCTCGCTGTGGCCTTTGATTAAACAGCATGACTTAGTGGGACGATTTAACCTTTCCGAGTGGATAGGTAGCCTAAAGCCTGTCTGTGCTATCGCTATTCCTGCGGTGTTTACCAATATCGCAACCCCTGTGGGTAATGCCATAGTGACCAGTGGTATTGCGAAATTTGGTGAGGATTATGTAGCGGGTTTTGCGGTGATTGGTCGTCTTACCCCTGTAGTATTTGCGGCTATCTTTGCTCTATCGGGCGCAGTGGGGCCTATCATAGGACAGAACTATGGCGCAGATAGGCTAGATAGGGTAAAGGAGACTCTGTTTAACTCCTTGATTGTGGTCACCATCTATTGCTTGGTGGTGAGCTTGATATTGTATCTACTTCAATCTCAGATAGTGTTTGGCTTTAGCCTCACCGGTGATGCCGATACCATCGTTCGAATATTTTGCACTTATGTGGCTATTACCTTTGTGTTTAATGGTGCGCAGTTTGTGGCGAATACCTCGTTTAATAACTTAGGTAAGCCGCTGTACTCGACGGCGCTTAATGTTGGCAAGGCGACATTAGGTACTATCCCATTTGTTTATCTAGGTTCGGCGTGGTTTGGCGCACTTGGGGTTCTGTATGGACAGGCACTGGGCAGTGTTGTGTTTGGTCTAATCGCGCTTGGTGCGCTTCGCTATCATGTATACCAACTCGATTGCGCTGCTTGTACGAAAGATGATCTGGATGAAAGTTTGCAGGCGGTTAACATGCAACCCTTCTGTACCCACGATGCGGCAGTGATTGAAGAGTTAGCTAAGAATGAGCAACCTTTAATTGAGGTATCAGAGCAGAAATAA
- a CDS encoding aldo/keto reductase, with the protein MEYAKLGSSDLNVSRVCLGSMTWGRQNNQQDADQQIEFALNQGVNFIDTAELYAIPPTPDTYGKTESIIGDWFSRNSNRRQEMVLATKIAGSGLPWIREGGPINGEAIIQSVDASLKRLQTDYIDLYQLHWPNRTTPHFGKHWPGHVTFSDDNGKEQTSQMLEILQALSECIKAGKIRHCGLSDDTPWGISTYLKLAQQHDLPKMVSIQNEFSLLCLKDWPYLIEQCIQEEVAYLPWSPLATGVLTGKYANGARPKGSRWSIPQRHGLLRDTDNTHNAVAQYVAIAAELNITPAQLALAWCNQVDGVTSSIIGATSVAQLKEDIDAFDITLDQAALDKIGAVIKQFPVPY; encoded by the coding sequence ATGGAATACGCTAAGCTCGGAAGCAGCGACCTCAATGTTTCCCGTGTCTGCCTTGGAAGCATGACCTGGGGAAGACAAAACAATCAACAAGACGCCGACCAGCAGATCGAATTTGCCCTAAACCAAGGGGTAAACTTCATCGATACCGCAGAGTTATATGCCATTCCTCCGACGCCGGATACCTATGGCAAAACGGAATCCATCATAGGCGACTGGTTTTCGAGAAACTCAAACCGACGCCAGGAAATGGTGTTGGCCACCAAGATAGCCGGCTCTGGCCTGCCGTGGATTCGCGAAGGCGGCCCTATTAACGGTGAAGCCATCATTCAATCTGTAGATGCCTCTCTAAAACGTCTGCAGACAGATTATATCGACCTGTATCAACTGCACTGGCCAAATCGCACTACCCCGCATTTCGGTAAACATTGGCCGGGACATGTAACCTTCTCTGATGACAATGGTAAGGAACAGACTTCTCAGATGCTTGAGATACTGCAAGCCCTTTCTGAGTGCATCAAGGCAGGCAAGATCCGTCACTGTGGCCTTTCTGATGATACCCCTTGGGGTATCTCTACTTACCTTAAGCTTGCTCAGCAACATGACCTTCCTAAGATGGTGTCAATCCAGAATGAATTTAGCCTTCTGTGTCTAAAAGACTGGCCTTATCTTATCGAGCAGTGCATCCAAGAAGAGGTGGCTTATTTGCCATGGTCTCCACTGGCAACCGGCGTGCTGACAGGTAAGTATGCCAACGGAGCAAGACCTAAGGGTAGCCGTTGGTCAATCCCACAAAGACACGGACTGCTACGTGATACGGACAATACCCATAACGCTGTGGCTCAATATGTGGCAATCGCTGCCGAGCTAAATATCACTCCAGCTCAACTTGCACTGGCATGGTGTAATCAAGTGGACGGGGTTACCTCAAGCATCATAGGTGCAACCTCTGTGGCTCAATTAAAAGAAGATATCGATGCCTTTGATATCACGCTAGACCAAGCTGCTTTGGACAAGATTGGTGCTGTAATTAAGCAGTTCCCAGTGCCGTACTAA
- a CDS encoding iron-sulfur cluster assembly scaffold protein, whose translation MHYTNEIQSMCPIQRGDLHASSPIPVEGRMINPKDVIAISGLSHGVGACAPQQGAAKLTLNVKQGIIEEVLIETIGCSGMTQSAAMASEILTGKTILEAMNTDLVCDAINVAMREIFLQFAYGRSQSAFSEGGLEVGEALEDLGQTLRSQVGTSYSTKAKGVRYMEIAEGYVTRMGLDENDEVIGYEYMNLGKFMKAVNAGVDADTALKEASGTYGRFDEAVKTINPRQQ comes from the coding sequence ATGCATTACACAAACGAAATTCAGTCAATGTGTCCAATTCAACGCGGCGACCTACACGCATCATCTCCGATCCCTGTCGAGGGTCGTATGATCAATCCTAAAGATGTTATCGCAATCTCAGGTCTTAGCCACGGTGTTGGCGCATGTGCTCCTCAGCAGGGCGCTGCAAAACTAACCTTGAACGTTAAACAAGGTATCATCGAAGAAGTTCTTATCGAAACCATCGGTTGCTCAGGCATGACTCAGTCAGCGGCGATGGCATCTGAAATCCTAACTGGCAAAACTATCCTTGAAGCGATGAACACTGACCTAGTGTGTGACGCTATCAATGTAGCAATGCGCGAAATCTTCCTACAATTTGCTTATGGCCGTTCACAATCTGCTTTCTCAGAAGGTGGCCTAGAAGTAGGTGAAGCACTGGAAGACCTTGGTCAAACCCTTCGCAGCCAGGTAGGTACAAGCTACTCAACTAAAGCTAAAGGCGTTCGTTATATGGAGATCGCTGAGGGCTATGTAACTCGCATGGGTCTAGACGAAAACGACGAAGTTATCGGCTACGAGTACATGAACCTAGGTAAATTCATGAAAGCAGTAAACGCAGGCGTTGACGCTGACACGGCACTAAAAGAAGCATCAGGCACTTATGGCCGTTTCGATGAAGCTGTGAAAACCATCAACCCACGTCAGCAATAA
- a CDS encoding SulP family inorganic anion transporter, giving the protein MFESPQFSSQSVKNDVLSGLTVALALVPEAVAFAFVAGVDPMVGLYAAFIVGLVTSIFGGRPGMISGATGAMAVVMVSLVATHGVQYLFAAIMLTGVIQVLAGVFKLGKFIRIVPHPVMIGFVNGLAIVIFLAQLGQFQAPDIAGVMTWLPGDQLAIMFGLVALTMAIIFFLPKLTTAIPSSLVAIVTVTALVHVFGLETRTVVDFLRSMSGDEAATLAGTLPTFAIPAVPFNLETLQIILPYAIVLAAIGLIESLLTLTVLDEMTNTRGQSNRECVGQGIANLSCSVFGAMGGCAMIGQSMINVNSGGRGRLSGIVAAVALLVFILFASALIEMIPLAALVGVMFMVVIGTFEWATFKLAKRVPKQDFFVIVLVTTVTVLTDLAVAVAVGVVASALMFAWNHAKHIYASSHINQEGSKEYHINGPVFFGSAANFLELFDAQNDPQDVIVDFANSRVTDHSAIEAIETLAERYSAVGKTLHLRHLSQDCRALLQKAGSLVEINVKEDPSYKVATDVLAG; this is encoded by the coding sequence ATGTTTGAATCTCCTCAGTTTTCTAGTCAAAGCGTTAAAAATGACGTTCTGTCTGGTTTAACCGTTGCCCTAGCACTGGTACCAGAAGCCGTTGCTTTTGCGTTTGTTGCAGGCGTTGACCCTATGGTGGGTCTGTATGCTGCATTTATTGTTGGCCTAGTAACCTCTATTTTCGGTGGCCGTCCGGGTATGATCTCTGGTGCAACCGGTGCAATGGCAGTTGTGATGGTAAGCCTAGTGGCCACTCACGGTGTTCAGTATCTATTTGCAGCCATTATGCTAACCGGTGTTATACAGGTGCTAGCCGGCGTGTTTAAGCTGGGTAAATTTATCCGCATCGTGCCACACCCTGTAATGATCGGCTTTGTAAACGGTCTGGCTATTGTGATCTTCCTTGCTCAGCTTGGTCAGTTCCAAGCACCGGATATCGCTGGTGTAATGACTTGGCTTCCAGGCGATCAACTGGCCATCATGTTTGGTTTGGTTGCGCTAACTATGGCAATCATCTTCTTCCTGCCTAAGCTAACCACAGCAATACCTTCTTCTCTGGTTGCTATCGTAACCGTAACCGCTCTCGTGCATGTGTTTGGTCTAGAAACTCGCACCGTTGTAGACTTCCTGCGTTCTATGTCTGGCGATGAAGCTGCGACCCTAGCAGGCACACTACCAACCTTTGCTATTCCTGCGGTGCCATTCAACCTTGAGACGCTACAGATCATCCTGCCATACGCTATCGTGCTCGCGGCAATCGGTCTTATCGAATCACTACTAACTCTGACCGTTCTGGATGAGATGACAAACACCCGTGGTCAAAGCAACCGCGAATGTGTAGGTCAAGGTATCGCAAACCTTAGCTGTTCGGTATTTGGCGCTATGGGTGGTTGTGCAATGATTGGTCAGTCGATGATCAACGTAAACTCAGGTGGCCGTGGTCGTTTATCAGGCATCGTAGCCGCAGTAGCGCTACTAGTGTTCATCCTATTCGCTTCTGCGCTTATTGAGATGATCCCGCTTGCGGCACTAGTGGGCGTTATGTTTATGGTAGTTATCGGCACCTTTGAATGGGCAACCTTCAAGTTGGCTAAGCGTGTGCCGAAGCAAGATTTCTTTGTTATCGTGCTAGTAACCACAGTAACGGTTCTTACTGACCTTGCAGTTGCGGTAGCGGTAGGTGTTGTAGCCTCTGCACTTATGTTTGCTTGGAACCACGCAAAACACATCTATGCGAGCAGCCACATTAATCAAGAAGGCTCAAAAGAGTACCATATCAATGGTCCTGTATTCTTCGGTTCAGCTGCTAACTTCCTTGAACTATTTGACGCGCAAAACGATCCACAAGATGTGATTGTAGATTTTGCTAACTCTCGTGTAACCGATCACTCAGCTATCGAGGCTATTGAGACGTTGGCTGAGCGTTACTCGGCAGTAGGTAAAACCCTACACTTGCGTCACCTAAGCCAAGACTGCCGTGCATTACTGCAAAAAGCAGGCAGCTTGGTTGAGATTAACGTAAAAGAAGACCCGAGCTACAAGGTAGCAACGGACGTTCTAGCGGGTTAA
- a CDS encoding GGGtGRT protein — MNQPTQALLAEMNMNSLEEAFAYCKEFGIDTREQVMETQPIAFESAVEAYTVGTAYALFTDSKSSIEAAEAIGRGLQAACKPGSVADQRQVGIGHGALAARLLDEKSTCFAFLAGHESFAAAEGAIKIALNVNKARTTPLKVILNGLGKDAAYLISRINGFTYVRTQFDYETGELKEVERRRFSQGPRGEITCYGADDVREGVAIMRSAGVDVSITGNSTNPTRFQHPVAGIYKAECNREGLPYFSVASGGGTGRTLHPDNVAAGPASYGMTDTMGRMHADAQFAGSSSVPAHVAMMGFIGMGNNPMVGASVALAVAVDEALKAKRA; from the coding sequence ATGAACCAACCAACTCAAGCTCTACTAGCAGAAATGAACATGAACTCTTTGGAAGAAGCGTTCGCATATTGTAAAGAATTTGGCATCGACACTCGCGAGCAGGTGATGGAAACCCAGCCAATCGCATTCGAAAGCGCAGTTGAAGCCTACACAGTCGGCACGGCTTACGCGCTATTTACTGACAGCAAAAGCTCTATCGAGGCAGCTGAAGCTATCGGTCGCGGTCTACAAGCAGCGTGTAAACCAGGCAGTGTTGCAGACCAGCGCCAAGTAGGTATCGGTCACGGCGCACTAGCAGCTCGCCTATTAGACGAGAAAAGCACTTGTTTTGCATTCCTAGCAGGTCACGAGTCATTCGCAGCAGCGGAAGGTGCTATCAAAATCGCACTCAACGTAAACAAAGCACGCACAACTCCGCTTAAAGTAATCCTTAACGGTCTTGGTAAAGATGCCGCGTATCTAATCTCTCGCATCAACGGCTTTACCTATGTTCGCACTCAGTTTGACTATGAAACTGGTGAGCTAAAAGAAGTTGAGCGTCGTCGCTTCTCTCAAGGTCCTCGCGGTGAGATAACTTGTTACGGTGCAGATGATGTTCGTGAAGGCGTGGCTATCATGCGTAGCGCTGGCGTGGACGTGAGCATCACAGGTAACTCTACCAACCCAACTCGCTTCCAACACCCAGTAGCCGGTATCTACAAAGCAGAATGTAACCGTGAAGGTCTTCCTTACTTCTCTGTAGCTTCAGGTGGCGGTACAGGTCGTACTCTACACCCAGATAACGTGGCTGCAGGTCCTGCTTCTTACGGCATGACAGATACCATGGGTCGTATGCACGCTGACGCTCAGTTTGCAGGTAGCTCTTCAGTACCAGCACACGTAGCTATGATGGGCTTCATCGGTATGGGTAACAACCCTATGGTAGGTGCATCTGTTGCTCTTGCAGTAGCAGTAGACGAAGCGCTTAAAGCAAAACGCGCTTAA